gaaatttttaaaaaaagtacctTGGAGTCCTAGAATCTGCTCGTCATGCTATCTGAAAATATATCAGAGAGAAAACGTAATTGCTTGTAAATTGAAGTAAAATGATATTTATGAATTTTCTTTGAACAGACTTTAAAGAGGAGCGATACAAATAAAGAAACAtcctacaattacattttttaaaaagatgggACTTGGTTGAAGGATTTAACGGTCCTCTCCGCAGAACGCCTGATGGGGCGGGACTGAACTTAGGTGGGCGGGGGCGCAGCTCAGAGGGGCGTGCACATACACAGGCGGCTTTAGGATATCAGACCCGCCCATGTAACGTTATATTTGTTGTTGAACTTTAATAAAACGTGAGTTGACTGCTCCACAACAGAAGATGGCAGTAATTCGTCGCGAAGTATAAATTCAAAGAGCGCGTCCACTCGCGTACTGTTTGACTCTCAGCGTACGCCGTAGTTTAGAATTGATCTACGTAATCGACATGGCGGCCGCCTTGAGAAGTCTTTCAGGTCGGTATCAAAGAAATGTGTACATGCCTGTTATCAATACATAGCGCTTATTAGTCTTTAACTTTTAGTATTACAATTACTATTGTACGCTAAAGAATGATTGACGCATACGTTTTTAATTGCATTGTTTTACGCCAGTGTTCAGTAGAGGGTTACAGTATTGAAGCTGTTCCcatttttctgacattttcactGCAATGGTCTGTTTCAGCTGCAGGCAGCAATCGATCatatcaaaacaatttaaaataacgtGTGGGTTTCACTTTAAttgtgattttgtattttttttaagcaaGTACGTAATATTAATGCCCATAAGGTAATGACACTAGCCCACCTAACTACTGTCAGCAGGCTGCTTTTCTGAAATCGATTTATTCGAAACCAAGAAATTAGGCGCACGGAACATCTGTCTATTCAtagtaaacaaataataatgtaTCAAAATGTTCAGATTTTGAAAGTATTGTTTCTGTAGACAGCAGATCGCATTCAAAGCGTAGCAAACACAATTGTTGcggaaagcaaaacaaatccagAATTATACAATGGATATAAACctttttttcactaaacagtttctgatttgttttcaccttctttgtgtAGATTACAATTTTGCATTAAAGTTTGAATACGTTCTGACAGGATTTCTCATGGTTTCCTTGTTTTTATCACGCAAAATATGCCGTTTTGGCAAGGGTAGGTAGACTTTTTATGTCCACAGTAGGCGAGTATTTGAAAAGTATTTTGCAGGGTTAAAATATTcatctaatttctttttaaacatacatttaattacaGTTTTTAATTGGGTTTGAAATAGCACCTtctattattccatccatccatccattttctaaacctgcttgtcctgaccagggttgtgggggagctggagcctgtcccagtaaGCAtgaggcgcaaggcaggaacaaacctgggcCTGGACATCGGGCATCACAAGGCGACCACACACTCTCACCTGTCAGCGGCCAGTTTTAATATTACCACTCCAcataatatgcatgtctttggactgtggaaggaaacttttaaaatgtacactgCTAGAAAGACTAAGAATaaagtaacataaaaatgtatgGTCTTAATTCCACCACACTGTGTGCATTTGTAGCTTTCTTGTAATTGATCAGTGATTATTTTCACATGCAGTTAATCTCAACATTATTGGCAGAAGCTCCGTGAAGTACTTACTTAGATGTCTTCCCtcagactatccatccattatccaacccgctttatcctagctacagggtcacagggatctgctggagccaacaccagctaatacagggtgcaaggcagtaaacgaaccccaggcagggcaccaacccactgcagggcaggcaatttagaatcggcaatgcacctaacctgtatgtctttggactgtgggaggaaaccggagtatccggaggaaacccacgcagacaaagagagaacatgcaaactccacgcaggaacccgggtctcctaactgtgaggcagaagcgctacccactatgccactgtgccgccctcccTCAGACTAGTCGCTACAATACAGTATCAGCAACTGACAAAAAAAGTATAACAAATACAacagtaaaattgtttttaatttttatgtactATACACAGTTGTGCTTTTGTGAATATGAATTGCTGTCGAGTGTCCTTATGACCGTTGATTAATAACCATTGCTGAATCAAGTGCTAAAGGTCCTGTGCTATTTTTCAGAACAGGGGTCCCAGGCAGGATGACCAGGGTCTTTAATGGTTTGCCTTTTGTACAGCAGCTTGAACATCCAGAACAGAAGACACTTGTTAGCCTGTGATATTGTGCACTAACTTCACCACCCAGTGTAGTGCTTTTCAGCCCTCGGCAGAGTGGGTGCCGTACTCGGTTGTTGTACAGTCAGTGAGTGTGGGTTGTATATGAAGGGCTGTTAGATAAAATTTTGTTGAGAAATTGTCAGCATCTACAGTaccttcagaaagcattcagatcctttcacattttgttatgttgcagctttgttctaaatagttaaaaaaaatattcctcatcaagtAATACTCAGTAcccaagaatgacaaagcaaaaacaggattttaggaatgttttgtggatttacccaaaatttaaaaaaggaactaTTACTCATTGATGGAAGTATTCGGACTCTTTACTTAGTACTTTGTTGAAGTACCTTTGAAAGCGATTAcaacctggagtcttcttgggtaggacatgacaagcttcacacacctggatttcggaattttctgccatttttttttctctgcatatctgtggagaccatcagtggacggatattttcatgtctctccagagatgtttgattgggttcaagacCAGGCTCTGACTGAGCCACTCGAGGACAGAAGTTGTCACAAAGCCACTTTGGTGTTGTATttactttgtgcttagggtcattgtcttgttggaagatgaATCTTCAGCCCAGTTTGAGGTCCAGAGTGtcctgaagcaggttttcattaaagatatctGTGTGCTTTGCTCCATTTGGCTTTTGCTCAACTCTCACCAATCTCCCTCTCCCTGCCGCTgaagatgttgccaccaccatacttcagtGGTGAAATGGTATTGTGCAGGCAATGAGCAGGGCCAGGCTTGCTCCAGATGTGACACTTAGGACCAAGACCATACAGTTCaactttggtttcatcagaccagggaaTCTTGATTCGCATAGTCTGATAGTTctttaggtgtctttttgcaaactcccAGAAGGCATTTGTGTGCCATAAAGCCCAGGTTAGTGGAGTTTTGCTGTGGTGGTTGTCCTCCAATCtctacacaggttctctggagctcagccagattGACCACTGGGTTTTTGGTCATCTCTTTTACCAATGCCCTACTCTTATGATTACTTGGTCTTACCAGgcagccagctctaagaagagttgtggttgttcttccatttaagaattctaGAGGACACTGTGCTTTTGCAAACTTTCAGTACAGTGGggaattttttgtagccttccccagtaCCTCAACACAGTTCTGTCTCCCAAATTCTACAGAGAGTtcttttgacctcatggcttggtttctgctctgatacacattgttaaATGTGAGAACTTCTCTAGAAAGGTGTTTGCCTTTTTTCTAATCATCTGCAATCGATTAAACTGActgcaggtggactccaaacaggGAGTAGAAACATCTCGGTCATGATCAActgaatgggatgcacctgagccaaatttcaactGTCAtagcaatgggtctgaatattcCTAAGTCAAATTTGAAGATGCATTTTATTCCCCTTCCACTGATTATAtagctttcattcatttttaagccTGCTTTTTCCATTCAGAGTTCAGGTTTGAGAACTAACACTGCAGGTAATTATTAACAATTGTCTGCTGTGGTCAGGTTGGGGAgaaggcactggtacagcatgttgccgcacccaccacacaatgaaacggctcgggatcccggttggcgacacaccccaggcagacacttcGTCCAGTCTCACccactggaaatgaccctctttctgctgcagccaggtgttacatggacatccccttggcctggtccagccactcaggtcctcaacaatgaagatcctgcttgccagatcaccctcagggaatcgcaccacatggagATAGTCctcaaagggaaggtctacaggacggtagtgagattggctgttatataggttggagacggtggcactgaccagaaagcaggaggcagagctggaggaggcagagttaaagatggtaagatttgcattggatgtgacgaggatggataggattagaaatgagtacattagagggtcagctgaagttggacggttgggagaaaagtcagagagacgggattgtgttggtttggacgtgtgcagaggagagatgctgggtatattgggagaaggatgctaaggatagagctgccagggaagaggcaaagaggaaggcctaagagaaggtttatggatgtggtgagagaggacatgcgggtgatgggtgtaacagaacaggatgcagaaagatatggaagaagatgatctgctgtggcgacctcCAAAGGGAGCAGCCACAAGAAGACTTCTGGAATAGGCCCAGGTATTCCCCAAATCCTGAACTGGCAAAAACAGATAGGGAAAATGTCTGGATGTTAAGTAATTTAAAGTTTATACATGGTAGATAACTGATTAGTAATGTGTCatcatattattatatataaattatattattataaactgtacatttgcTTATTCAACCCTGAATCTTAGGGAACAAGGTGGAATGAGGATTAtgattattttattactataaaggCTTTATTTTACTACAGTTATCTGCCTTCCTAAGATCACAGTGTCAGTGAGGAGGCTGTCTGCAATCCTGTAGATTCAAGTACACCTCCAGGCCTCACAGCCTGCCTAGCATTTTAGTACACAATCTTTAAGCTCAGAAAGCATTACTCAGTACTCTCGTCTAAACTGCTCCCCTCTATTCTGGCATCTGTGATTAGTTTTTAGTCAGTTAAACTTTGGATAATTTAACAGACAGTTCAAATCTAGGAAACAGAAGGTTAATTTTACAAAATCATGCACtgtgaagaggatggacaggattagaaatgagaacattagagggtcggctcaagttggactaTTGTGAGacgaaagtcagagaggcgagattgcgttagtttggacatgtgcagaggagagatgctacgGAAAGAGCTGCCAGAcatgaagaaaagaggaaggcctaagagagggtttatggatgtggtgagagaggacatgcaggtgatggtgtaacagaaaaagatgcagaggacagaaagatacagaagaagatgatccgctgtggcgacccctaacgggagcagccgaaagaagaagatgcactgtatataatattacaTCAGATTCTGCGTGTCTCTTTAGTGTAGATGAAGTGCAAACTACTTGACTCTGGAGTTGGCATTCAGCTTTTTATAAGCGTCATTTTAGTTTAGCATAGTATGTTTAACTATATTAACTGAAACTATTACTGGTAAAACGGCACATTTTCACAGGGTTGTTGCAGCATATTCATGATTTTATAAGTTTGTTGTAATTATgcataacaaagaaaacatttaacgTCTATTAACTATTTGGAAatatggaatacatgcattttaccCAGGGTTACAcattagttagcactgctgccttctaGAAAGACAAtactggattcaaatcccacccCTGGTCCATATTTATGAAGTTCACACATTTTCCTCAGGTCTGTTTGAATTTACGTCTTGCATCTCCAAGACTGctttaagaatattattttacTCTTTAATCCTTCCTTTTTCCACTTAATCTATGTGAGAATCATGGGGGTTGtagcctcttccagcagcactgaaTATAAGGGAGGGCATATTGTAATAACCATTAGATACTTGCCTCTTGGACATTAAGGAGGAAAAAAACAAGGTAGTAAGGAAGAGGCTGCCATTATCATgttgagaaaaaatatcttttaatgtTAAAACTCAGAACAGATAATGACATGGTTGTTTTCATTGTGtaccaattttattttgttctcagcAGTGTTGAGACCCCTCATTTCTGTGGCTCAGAGAAGTACATGCAACTTTTGGCAGAGTGCTTGTAAGTTTTCTACTTTGAATGTTGGCTGTCATCATAGAACTGCAATTCAGCACTCATTTCAGCCATCAATGACAGTTTCAGATCATTTGAAATGTTCACCCAGCATTTTTCcaaggtgagtttgagatttttgaGAATTTACATTGAAACAAAGGTTGATGCTGCacactgaagtttttttttttttttggctgatgTTACATGGGAGCTGAGATACAAAGTTCTTGTATTTTAATTGGATATATCAGAtgattttaaagggaaaaaatcaaCTGTACATAATTGTacagaattattttaaatatatttaaactagGGGGCCTTGTTGAATAGATTAACTATACAATACATACCTGTACACACCACCCATTCTATTTGGAATACCATTCTGTTGTGTTCTGCAAGAGGAGTTTACACAAGGAAGATATTCAGAATAATAACACCACAGATGATTTTAAATGCAGACGGTGAGGAAATAGCTTATCATATGAGTTTGAACTGAAAGGTTGTCCTGTTTGTAAAAACATTATGTACATTTATCAAAATTATGCCAGAATGCATAAAACACTTTTGTTACTGTTCCTATGCAGGCTTGTGAGGCGCTTTTTTTTTGGTGACAGATTGGCATGTAGTTGCCCAGGGGCAGAGCAATTAACCATTAGTAGCCTTTGCATCAGAAGTGCCATTTCATTGCTTTCTGTATCATTTGAAGATGCAACTGCGCATAGATCAATGGAAGGAGACTAAGGGCTTGCTTAAGAGATTGTGTCTCTCATGTGGCCAGGGAGGTCCTTGTAATTTACAATGAAGAAGTGTAGGATGAAGGTATCTGCCTTGGCTGTTTATGCAGGAACTACTGTGACCTTCCTAAACCCACACACAGGTGGAAAGTACAAGGGTGGTTAGTTGAGTCAGTAACTAATGTGATTACAATGGGATTAAACTGTAATATCACAGggaattgtaattttaaaaaaagactacAGTAACATGTTAGTACAACATTACCCTAAACTTTAATATAGTTAATGTAAATAACTTGTGAATCAGATGATAAAACCAATTATTTGTTACACAGAAAGGTCATTGTTCAGTTTATGGGCAAAGTTGTTTTGAATGCAAAATAAGTCATCAACTTAAATCGGGGCAGATCTGTATACTTAGGTTACTTATAGAAATAACTTAATTTGTGAACATTGAGTTTATTGCTATTTCACTACAGTCACTCTAGTCCGTATGTTCCTCCATCAGCCAAGTGGGTGCAGGGGTGTACTCTGGTGTAGGCTGTCATCCTGTCCAGAGTTGTCTTACCCCTGCTATTGCCAGGTTAATCTTCCACTCCCTGCTACACTGTAGTGGACTATAAAAATGACTGAATAAATCTGAAAACACACCCTGTTAATAGTTTTGGCATATAACAAGTAGAATTATACATTATGTAGGGTGTCCCAAATATCAGGTTTTAATAAGTGGGTAGAATTTAAGTGATGAAATACATTATAATAATTGGCTTTAACGTTTTCTATTTAGGCACcagaaacaatgtaaaaaaaaaattggataggTTAACTTGCAAACTGGTATCAAAGACAGTTTTTGTCTTCAGTTTCTGTGTTGGCTGTTGTGCAGTACTTCTAAGTCCACCTTTGCCCAGCAAGCTttaacattgtgttgtgtagcaatGACTGATATCATGGTACTAAAATGAGGCTCTTACTCCTGTTATTCCATGCATTTCACTCGCGTGAAGTAACCACATGTGCCTCTCAAGTTATCTGCAGTAGAAAACAATTCCCAAAACTTAGCATGCCATCTTTGAAGGGCATAAAGAAAACGGCTGAACATTTTGCTTGTGCCACTAATTAAATCTTTGGGGATAGGATGTTCGGGCACTTACTGCCTTATTTTGTACACTAGGAAGTTCAGCTTGCCCAAGCTCAACAGTAAAAACTAATTGTACCTTGTAGGCAAACAAAaccatgtgtatatgtatgtatatatatatatatatatatatatatatatatatatataaataaataataatttgggaTTAACATAGCTGATCATGGTCTTATTAGAAATTGCTGACCGTTAAcatgtaatttttatttctttccagtGTTGTTCCTCTGCTTCCAAATCTTCTTCAGCAGCCATCCAGGCATCTTACCTACTACAGCCTACGTAAAGGGAAGAGGAAATCTGTGAAGGCTGTTGTCAAGAGGTTCCTAAGGCTGCACTGTGGCCTTTGGCTGAGaagaaaggtgtttttttttttgttgttgtagtaaCAGACCATTTTTGCTTAACCGTGTTCTGGTGAAGAGTGTAGTTcacttaccaaaaaaaaataaattaaaaaaaaaaaaattacaatgactGTGTAAGTAAATAAGTCTCAAACTTCATTTTGCAGGCTGGCTACAAGAAGAAACTTTGGAAGAAAAAACCTGCTCACAAGAGGCGGCTACAGCAGCATGTGTTTTGtaacaaaacacaaagtaaattgCTGGACAAAATGACCACATCTTTCTGGAAGAGGAGGAACTGGTTTGCTAATGACCCCTACCTTAAATACCATGATCGCCCTCAGCTGAAGGTTTAAATGGCTTTGGTTCTTTTGATAGTATTCTCAGCAAAAACAGTGATTTATATAATCCCTTAATAAAAAGGAACTTACTGTGTATTTAGTTGTGGATATTTGCTGAAAAATTTGAATCTGCCATTTGAAACAACATTGCATAACTAAATCAAAAAAGAttgaaatagtacattttactGCAATGATTCTTTACATTCCCACAAAAGGGTCACTCTGGGACTCCTAAGAAACCTAGTCACACTGAAGTGGGTTTATCAGCtagacatttgtaattcttgaAGTGTAATAAAGTTACCATTGTATATAGTCCTTGTCTCACCAAGACAAGCAGTATGATACACTAATAACAGTACAAATCTTAAAAGCTAATGGTTTAACTAAGCAGCAGTTTCAAATTGACCACCATCTCTGTTGTATGTTCTATTTTATGTCAATTAAGTGACAGTTCACAGCTTGTTCCATAATATAACTTGCATTGCAATGGTTTCAAGCTTAAAGTCATAAGTTACCCTATTTGCTGATATTACAAACTCCTGTGCTTTAAGCCCTTATTTAAGTTAGACAGTCTGTTCTCAGGGCTGTTTAAATCTCATGAGTACATACAGAACCATGGACTGTCAAATCCCAACTTGAGTTTAACATTAGTTGTGTGCTTGGAAAACTATGCTTACTGATCGAAGTCTCGGTTTCACAAGTGCACTTCGTTGAATACCCCCTGATTGCATACAAAGCCAGGTTTACATGTGGAAGCAATGAATCATGTGAAATTTTGTTGTTCTATAaaatgtttagtccttcatgtactgtgaagtaaataaaattcatttcttATCATACTTGAGCCCCAGAGGATTTGCAGTACAAATGCTGTTTGCTGCATCACCCaaatcacacgtttattataataaaatagtcAAGTTTAATTTTTGATCCATCTAACTAAAAAGTGTGTTACCAGAGTGTATGCAATTTCATAAAAGATACTTGTAAATCTGAtttttgccttacacccagtgctgcagaGTTAaagcaggtatttttacttttataaaacaaGTTTTTGCCCACGCacttgcctcaaaaggttgtctGAATGTCTCCACTTTGTCATATAGGTTTGTGAAACTAAGAACCAtgttattaaagcacatgtaaaaaaacacttaaatgtTATGGTTAAAGATAATGTAAAATTTCTGGAATGAAGAGATTAGTGCAAAATTGAGAGGATGCAAGAGAACATGCTGACTGAACCAAAACACTCCGGTACTGCTAAGATAGATAAACCAAAACAGAGATGGATGCCATGAGCTTCTCTCCAGAACCACCATGTAAATGGAAAAGGCAGCAAAGGACACACATGTATCATTCAAAAATGTTCATCTCTCTAAAGAGCGACTCTGGGAACAAATGCCCCACCTTCTTACGTACATATAATGGCCATCAAAATGTTAGGGCACTCAGTAAATAGATGAAATGCTTGATAATATTTATTAGATTAACAAAAATTTAAACACTATTTACAGAAaaacttttcaaaattaaaaatcttaaaaaggcATTTATTTCTCTCTTCCATTTTTCTGAACATTCATGATGAGCTCATCACAAAGCTTGGTTagctcttcattttcttttgtctgttaGAAGACAGAAATTTGTTAATATTGACAAAGAATGACTATGAATCAAATAAGCtgaaatgtttcaacccaaggtAGAAAAGTTTCAAAAATTCACGGTAGGTTATTATACAAGGTGGTATACAATAGGCCCAACATGGCTTGTACTTGTTAAAATTAGCAAAAGCAAAGAGTTTTCAATGAGCCATAGTAATAATCTGTTAAATTTAGTACTGTTAAATACACCAACCCACATACACACAAACCTGTATTGCCTTCAACTCACTCACCTTTTGCTCAAGGCTTCTTTCAAGCGACTGGATTTTTACTTGCTCACGACGGAGGGTTGCTTGCAAAGCAGCAATCTCGGCCTTAAACTTGCCTCTTACTTGAGCGATCTCCTCATTTGCACTTGGGAGAAAGAGGGAGGGGGAAGTCAACTTTAATTTAACCTTTATAAAGTTTTCACATTAAAattgaaggaacactttgaaaacacatcagatctcaatgggaaaaaaaatcctcctggatatctataccgatatagactgggtaatgtgttaggaacgaaaggatgccacatcgtttgatggaaatgaaaatgatcaacctacagagccctgaattcaaagacgccccaaaaatcaaagtgaaaaaatgtggcaggctagtccatttt
This genomic window from Polypterus senegalus isolate Bchr_013 chromosome 4, ASM1683550v1, whole genome shotgun sequence contains:
- the mrpl35 gene encoding 39S ribosomal protein L35, mitochondrial isoform X2, encoding MAAALRSLSVLRPLISVAQRSTCNFWQSACKFSTLNVGCHHRTAIQHSFQPSMTVSDHLKCSPSIFPSVVPLLPNLLQQPSRHLTYYSLRKGKRKSVKAVVKRFLRLHCGLWLRRKAGYKKKLWKKKPAHKRRLQQHVFCNKTQSKLLDKMTTSFWKRRNWFANDPYLKYHDRPQLKV
- the mrpl35 gene encoding 39S ribosomal protein L35, mitochondrial isoform X1, whose protein sequence is MAAALRSLSAVLRPLISVAQRSTCNFWQSACKFSTLNVGCHHRTAIQHSFQPSMTVSDHLKCSPSIFPSVVPLLPNLLQQPSRHLTYYSLRKGKRKSVKAVVKRFLRLHCGLWLRRKAGYKKKLWKKKPAHKRRLQQHVFCNKTQSKLLDKMTTSFWKRRNWFANDPYLKYHDRPQLKV